One Triticum aestivum cultivar Chinese Spring unplaced genomic scaffold, IWGSC CS RefSeq v2.1 scaffold191089, whole genome shotgun sequence genomic window, CTAGATAAAGATTTCACACAAAAAATAAACACAACAAAAACCCAGTCTACCTTATTATTATTACCTACCACCATAAACTATTCAGAGAACAAGTGATTTTATGTTTGTCATGGTCATCTGCCATGAAGGTCAGTAATCAGACCAACTCCAATGTGAAATTTGTACATATCATGGTCAgctagtatgtactccctccgtcccataatataaaaacgtttttgtcACTACACTAGgataaaaaacgctcttatattatgggacggagggagtatgtactaAGTTATCGAAGATCTTGATATTGCAGCGATGCCTCTAACTTGAGCTTCATCTCCAGGCTTTTCGTGCACAGAACACTCGAAGTGCAAAGTTGAGGCTCAGATTATGTGCAAAAACGACATCAAGGAAGGAGTTGAGATCTTCAGAAGTGGGGCAATGTTGGGAATGCTGGCATGACCTTCTTTCTTGGTTACATCTTTGTTCCCAGTGTTTTCACTTTAGCAAGCAAGTAAATAAACCACCGTGGAGATAACTGGGTTTAGGTAATGTTGGTATGTGCCACTAGAATTTTATATCTACTAAATGGCTTTTGCTTGTAGTATGGCTTCGATTTCCTGATCATAACAGATGAACTTTGCCTATGTTTTTATAAACACGGCCGGTTCCAAATCTAGagaaaggaggagggttgtgataggttTAGTGAGCCAACATAAAAAACCAAACATTCTTACGAATATGAAACACTCGAACATACTGATAACCATTCCAGCTGCCAGTCCCATCCTGGCATCATTAGTCATTACATCGACACTCCGGGAACAAGAATTACTACTGCTACTGATGTTTGAGTAGTGAAGAAGAGGTCTTCGAACTGTCTGTCGAAGTGCTAGCGTCGGAGGCTGTGGTGCAAGAAGTGTGCATCGGCATGCTGGACGACGTCGATGATGACATCCCAACGGTGTGGGAGGATGATGATGACATCCCAACGACATTGGCCCAGGAGAGTGGCCTCAACGGCTCATACATCGGCACTGGCATCTTGGAAGGAAGCACTGGCAGCTGGTAGGCTTGGTCGGCCTTGGGTTGGAGCGTGGCCAGGGCTGTCCTGATGGATGGTCGTGCACTCGGGTTTGGGTGCGCGCACCACAACCCGACAACCATCACGCTCTCCACCTCCGCAGCGTTGTAGTCACCGTTCAGCCGCTCGTCGGTGGCTTCAAGGATGGATCCCCGGCCATATAGTCCCCAGACCCACTCGACCAGCCGGAAGACGCCGCCATTCTTCTGCTTGTCCTGGTTGGCTGGGCTCATTGGCCTCCTGCCGCATGCCACCTCCAGTAGAACCACGCCGAAGCTGTACACATCGGAGTCGGCGCTGGCCTTGCCGGTGTTCACGCACTCGGGGTCCAAGTAGCCTGGAGTTCCCGCGATTGCAGTCATGGTCTGCATCCCAGCGGAGTGGTCAACGAGCCTTGCGAGTCCGAAGTCGCCTAGCTTGGCTCCAAAGGACTCGTCAAGCATGACGTTGCTGGGCTTGATGTCCCGGTGAAGCACACATTGCTCCCACTCCTCATGGAGGTACAGCAGTGCGGACCCAAGCTCCAGCAATATCCTCATCCTGCACTTGCACTTGCAACCATCAACATACATACAATACATATATGTAGACCAGCAGGAGCATACAACTTATAATGAAGATCCATGGTACGTACGTACCTCATTGGCCATGTGAGGAAGGTGCCCTGCTTGCCATGGAGATGGATGTCGAGGCTGCGATTGGGCATGAGCTCGTAGACCAGCAGGAGCTCCTTATCACGGCCATGGCACCAGCCAATGAGCTGCACGAGGTTCCGGTGACGCAGCCTGCTTATCACCTTGATCTCCGACTTGTACTCCTTCTTTCCTTGTATGGAAGACTGCAACCTTTTTATGGCCACGGCAAGCCCAGCTGGCTCTCTCAGATAGCCTTGGTAAACCGCACCAAAGCCACCTTGCCCAAGCTTCTCCTCCGCGGCGAAGTTCCTCGTCGCATCCACGAGCTCGTGGTATGGGAACCGCCTTGGCCTCGTCCCCATCTCAATCTCCGTCATCGGCTCGCCTTCGTCTTCTGAGTCTGTGTAATCCTCCTCCGTCTCCATGATGTTCCGACGACGACAGCATATTACAAGTGCCGCTACAGCGGCGAAGAGCAGCACAAGGAACATTGTTGCGCCGGCAGCCGCTCCGGCTATAACTCCAGAAACTGGTCCTGACGgggagtgtggtggtggtggtggttctgGCCGTGGTTCCAACGAAGAGTCGAAGGACCAAGATGTTACATATATAATCGTATATGCACCAGTAAATGGGATGGCGTTGGACGTGGACGCGGAGAAGCCAACGGAGACCTGATCCGGCAGTGCGCTCTTGAGGTCAACCTTGAAGCTAAGGTTGTAGCTCTGTTTGTATTGCCGGAGGTAGTCCTCGACCCATAACGTCACCGCTAAGATGTTGGAAACATTGTCGTACTCGATCACCGCGGTCGAGGTCAGGGAGTAGCTCGTGAAGATGGAGCTCGGCAGGGGCAGTGTGCTCACCGATCTGAGGGAGTTGACGTCGATGCCGATGTGGTCGTAGCTGGCGTCGGGGTCGGATACTGTTGTATTGTTGAAGTTGTCGAACTCCACCGCCACGAACCGGCTGTCGCCGGACGCCACAGCGTCTGCACTTTGGTTAGTGAGGCCGAGGTTGTTGGCGGGGCCGTCGTCGGGTAGGCTAGACGGGTAGCTGGCGAGGAAAAATGCCATGCCCCT contains:
- the LOC123175985 gene encoding L-type lectin-domain containing receptor kinase IX.1: MVGFSNATTCALLLHLVIFFYLPTPAVSLSVNYSTFSTEDQKDFKIEGNTSFGPNGVTYIITRSYGSGVDNIIGRALYNAQPVQLWDKSTGEVASFTTRFQFDMSSDNSNRGMAFFLASYPSSLPDDGPANNLGLTNQSADAVASGDSRFVAVEFDNFNNTTVSDPDASYDHIGIDVNSLRSVSTLPLPSSIFTSYSLTSTAVIEYDNVSNILAVTLWVEDYLRQYKQSYNLSFKVDLKSALPDQVSVGFSASTSNAIPFTGAYTIIYVTSWSFDSSLEPRPEPPPPPHSPSGPVSGVIAGAAAGATMFLVLLFAAVAALVICCRRRNIMETEEDYTDSEDEGEPMTEIEMGTRPRRFPYHELVDATRNFAAEEKLGQGGFGAVYQGYLREPAGLAVAIKRLQSSIQGKKEYKSEIKVISRLRHRNLVQLIGWCHGRDKELLLVYELMPNRSLDIHLHGKQGTFLTWPMRMRILLELGSALLYLHEEWEQCVLHRDIKPSNVMLDESFGAKLGDFGLARLVDHSAGMQTMTAIAGTPGYLDPECVNTGKASADSDVYSFGVVLLEVACGRRPMSPANQDKQKNGGVFRLVEWVWGLYGRGSILEATDERLNGDYNAAEVESVMVVGLWCAHPNPSARPSIRTALATLQPKADQAYQLPVLPSKMPVPMYEPLRPLSWANVVGMSSSSSHTVGMSSSTSSSMPMHTSCTTASDASTSTDSSKTSSSLLKHQ